Proteins from a single region of Synchiropus splendidus isolate RoL2022-P1 chromosome 3, RoL_Sspl_1.0, whole genome shotgun sequence:
- the si:ch73-174h16.4 gene encoding leucine-rich repeat-containing protein 14 — MALSLVNLCAREVVSDHGSSLCWLRWVPRELYGALLQAAFSGCRPLAVGELVHRWPERSLRVGGPWKPGQRAPNRLCIQALLLAVVKGLTDPRCALRILDLCGLQGDEGSMGDPMGGWSLTVALCNMVVQARAGAQKREGERERKRFSALERDKDVKRERGKRREVDCDEGESKEIIMDDKEKSEEEMMKGVRRRMEMERRTGAPVIMVEESREEKEGEDLDSGVLVHVRADLFVSARSWERVRVALSSTGPLKLQCRFLRVEEISVSSIKTLLGLLPHQVLLGVDVRYSNLGVSGLAQLLPLLSTFPHLHSLRLHYCNLDFHREDTGQSEALRELSQGLSQLKRLKCLSLTALRLPGHLRVLLSSLPRPLEVLEVPYLRLSPSDLAYLSCSHHASSLQQLDLSENRMDGGTMICMRRLLSNASATLQHLSLSGCGLTDDLLALLKPSLGSCSALKSLAFALNPLSMAGVLDLVRMAVKMPSLKQLLYPNPLEDYQAGLPDLPSSAQLLDWPLDESTDTSATSSQLNQVLIDSGRSDLMLTCDLLNYDKDLLD; from the exons ATGGCGCTGTCGCTGGTCAACCTTTGTGCCCGGGAGGTGGTGAGTGACCACGGCTCGTCTCTGTGCTGGCTCCGGTGGGTACCGAGGGAGCTGTACGGAGCTCTGCTGCAGGCCGCTTTCTCCGGCTGCAGACCTCTGGCAGTCGGCGAGCTGGTGCACCGGTGGCCTGAGCGAAGCCTGAGAGTTGGGGGACCATGGAAGCCCGGACAGAGAGCCCCGAATAGGCTTTGTATCCAGGCTCTGCTGCTGGCGGTGGTGAAGGGACTGACTGATCCAAG ATGTGCTCTCAGAATTCTGGACCTCTGTGGGCTGCAGGGTGACGAGGGGTCCATGGGAGACCCTATGGGTGGCTGGTCACTCACTGTAGCCCTCTGCAACATGGTGGTCCAAGCCAGAGCTGGAGCTCAGAAGAGAGAAGGCGAGAGGGAGAGGAAAAGATTCTCGGCTCTGGAGCGTGACAAGGatgtgaagagagagagagggaagaggcGAGAAGTTGACTGTGATGAAGGAGAATCAAAGGAAATCATCATGGACGACAAAGAGAAGAGTGAAGAAGAAATGATGAaaggagtgaggaggaggatggagatggagaggagaacaGGTGCTCCGGTGATAATGGTCGAAGAGAGccgagaggagaaggagggggaAGATTTAGACAGTGGTGTGTTGGTGCACGTGAGAGCTGATCTGTTTGTCAGCGCTCGCTCTTGGGAGCGTGTGCGGGTCGCCCTGAGCAGCACCGGGCCCCTGAAGCTGCAGTGCAGGTTCCTCAGAGTAGAGGAGATCTCTGTGTCCAGCATCAAAACTCTTCTGGGTCTCCTACCACATCAGGTTCTCCTTGGAGTGGACGTACGCTACAGCAACCTCGGGGTGTCCGGCTTGGCCCAGTTGCTGCCGCTGCTCTCCACGTTTCCTCATCTCCACTCGCTCCGCCTCCACTACTGTAACCTGGACTTTCACAGAGAGGACACGGGTCAGAGTGAAGCTCTGAGGGAACTGTCACAGGGATTGTCTCAACTGAAGAGACTCAAGTGTCTCAGTCTGACTGCGCTGCGGTTACCTGGACATCTGCGGGTGCTGCTCAG CTCACTGCCTCGGCCTCTGGAGGTCCTGGAAGTTCCCTACTTGAGGCTGAGTCCCTCCGACTTGGCCTACTTGTCCTGCAGCCATCACGCCTCCTCACTGCAGCAGTTAGATCTCAGTGAGAACCGGATGGATGGAGGAACAATGATCTGCATGCGACGCCTGCTCTCCAATGCCTCCGCCACGCTGCAGCATCTTTCCCTGAGCGGCTGCGGCCTGACCGATGACCTGCTGGCTCTGCTGAAGCCTTCCCTGGGCAGCTGCTCGGCTCTCAAGAGCCTGGCGTTCGCTCTGAACCCGCTCTCAATGGCGGGAGTGTTGGACCTGGTGAGGATGGCGGTCAAGATGCCTTCTCTCAAGCAGCTGCTGTATCCGAACCCCCTGGAGGACTACCAAGCCGGCCTTCCTGACCTGCCGTCCAGCGCACAGCTCCTGGACTGGCCTCTTGACGAAAGCACTGACACAAGCGCGACCAGCAGTCAGCTGAACCAGGTGCTGATCGACAGCGGCCGCTCCGACCTCATGCTGACCTGCGACCTCCTCAACTATGATAAAGACCTGTTGGACTGA